In Desulfosalsimonas propionicica, one DNA window encodes the following:
- a CDS encoding acyl-CoA dehydrogenase, producing MAQQLADRRDIDFVIWEQMNGEDLLTYELYRDFNKKTCDMIINEARNLAVKGLLPTLQEGDRQEVRFENGQVRVPDSFHRVHKLLLEGEWGSLAPPSEMGGQGVPGLVVSAASEYFMGGNWALYSYTTMGNGTADMIHKYGTEEQKKAYVENLVSGKWGGTMLLTEPEAGSDVGALTTSAVRNDDGTYSLTGNKIFITNGEHDLCENIIHPVLARIEGDPAGSKGISIFIVPKYLVNEDGSPGERNDIVCTGTEEKHGIHASATCSMAMGSKGKCVGYLLGEERKGMRIMFNMMNGARMATGLQGLAYASAAYMQAVNYARQRVQGRDMNDYFNHEAPSVPIINHPDVRRMLLWMKSYVDGMRSLFYYTASCRTKASLAKTEEEREFFDGLYDFLTPVIKDYLSVHGHEVCVQAIQVYGGAGYTKDYPVEQYARDCKIASIYEGTSGIQAMDMLGRKLGMKKGQVFGGLLGEMQKTVAEAKKNDELAGLAEKVEKAVNRLGETAMGLGQKAMSEEIKVAFAHSWLFLDVIGDVLLAWMLLWRAKTAAAKLTGKVRKKDQAFYQGQIKTAEFYVRTVLPLAMGKLESISDCSAAAIEIDDAGFGGL from the coding sequence ATGGCACAGCAACTGGCAGACAGAAGAGACATTGATTTTGTCATCTGGGAGCAGATGAACGGCGAGGATCTGCTCACGTATGAGCTTTACAGGGATTTTAACAAAAAAACCTGTGACATGATCATCAACGAGGCGCGCAACCTGGCCGTAAAGGGGCTTTTGCCTACCCTCCAGGAAGGCGACCGCCAGGAAGTGCGTTTTGAAAACGGCCAGGTCCGGGTCCCGGATTCTTTTCACCGGGTTCACAAACTGCTTCTGGAAGGCGAATGGGGCAGCCTGGCCCCCCCTTCAGAAATGGGCGGCCAGGGCGTGCCCGGACTGGTGGTTTCTGCGGCCAGCGAATATTTCATGGGCGGCAACTGGGCCCTGTACTCCTACACCACCATGGGCAACGGCACCGCGGACATGATCCACAAATACGGCACAGAAGAGCAGAAAAAAGCCTACGTGGAAAACCTGGTATCCGGCAAGTGGGGCGGGACCATGCTGCTGACCGAACCCGAGGCCGGCTCGGACGTGGGTGCTTTGACCACATCCGCAGTGCGAAATGACGACGGCACCTACAGCCTGACCGGTAACAAGATCTTTATCACCAACGGCGAGCACGACTTGTGTGAAAACATCATCCATCCGGTACTGGCCCGCATCGAGGGCGATCCCGCGGGCAGCAAGGGCATTTCCATTTTCATCGTGCCCAAGTACCTGGTCAACGAGGACGGCTCCCCGGGCGAACGAAACGACATCGTGTGCACGGGAACCGAGGAAAAACACGGCATCCATGCAAGCGCCACCTGCAGCATGGCCATGGGATCAAAGGGCAAGTGCGTCGGCTACCTGCTGGGCGAGGAGCGCAAGGGAATGCGCATCATGTTTAACATGATGAACGGCGCGCGCATGGCAACCGGCCTGCAGGGCCTGGCCTACGCGTCTGCAGCCTACATGCAGGCTGTCAATTACGCACGGCAGCGCGTCCAGGGCCGGGACATGAATGATTATTTCAACCACGAAGCCCCGTCCGTGCCCATTATCAACCATCCGGACGTACGGCGCATGCTGCTGTGGATGAAATCCTACGTTGACGGAATGCGCAGCCTGTTCTACTACACCGCATCCTGCCGCACCAAGGCCTCTCTGGCGAAAACAGAGGAGGAACGCGAATTTTTCGACGGCCTCTATGATTTTCTCACACCGGTGATCAAGGACTACCTGTCGGTTCACGGCCACGAGGTCTGCGTCCAGGCCATCCAGGTCTACGGCGGTGCGGGCTACACCAAGGATTATCCGGTGGAGCAGTATGCCAGGGACTGCAAGATCGCCTCCATTTACGAGGGTACCAGCGGAATCCAGGCCATGGACATGCTCGGCCGCAAGCTGGGCATGAAAAAGGGACAGGTTTTCGGCGGGCTGCTCGGGGAAATGCAGAAAACCGTGGCTGAGGCCAAAAAAAATGACGAGCTTGCCGGCCTGGCCGAAAAGGTGGAAAAGGCGGTCAACCGTTTGGGCGAAACCGCCATGGGCCTTGGCCAAAAAGCCATGTCAGAGGAAATAAAGGTTGCATTCGCCCACTCCTGGCTTTTTCTGGATGTGATCGGAGATGTGCTGCTGGCCTGGATGCTTTTGTGGCGTGCAAAAACAGCAGCGGCAAAGCTCACGGGCAAGGTCAGGAAAAAAGACCAGGCATTTTACCAGGGCCAGATCAAAACCGCGGAATTCTATGTCCGCACCGTGCTGCCGCTGGCCATGGGCAAACTCGAATCCATCAGCGACTGCTCGGCCGCCGCCATTGAAATCGATGACGCGGGTTTTGGCGGTCTGTAA
- a CDS encoding enoyl-CoA hydratase/isomerase family protein, protein MSEELNLLEISDHIACITMNRPPANAWSLAAMEDFEKKLDTLESDKNVRVVILTGAGDKCFSAGFDVKDAANSDKTGPLGQKLWRRIDCFEKPFIAAINGHAFGGGLELALCCHFRIMADAPKARVGLTELNLGIIPGWGGTQRLMRELGRSRALEMILLSKRISAAEAAEAGLVHQIASPEKLMEQTRTFAASLAQRPPVAMGCVLKAMAAGVYHGIDAGLESESEGSRVASASKDATEGFTAFLEKRQPVFKGE, encoded by the coding sequence ATGTCAGAGGAACTCAATCTTCTGGAAATCAGCGACCACATCGCCTGCATCACCATGAACCGTCCGCCGGCCAACGCGTGGAGCCTGGCGGCCATGGAGGATTTTGAAAAAAAGCTCGACACTTTGGAATCCGACAAAAACGTCCGGGTCGTGATTCTGACAGGTGCCGGAGACAAATGCTTTTCCGCCGGCTTTGATGTCAAGGACGCCGCCAATTCCGACAAAACCGGCCCCCTGGGCCAGAAGCTGTGGCGCCGCATCGATTGTTTTGAAAAACCATTTATTGCCGCCATAAACGGCCATGCCTTCGGCGGCGGCCTGGAACTGGCCCTTTGCTGTCATTTCCGAATTATGGCTGACGCACCCAAGGCCCGGGTGGGGCTGACCGAGCTCAACCTCGGCATCATTCCAGGCTGGGGCGGCACCCAGCGACTGATGCGGGAACTGGGCCGGAGCCGGGCCCTGGAAATGATTTTGCTGAGCAAGCGCATCTCTGCCGCAGAAGCCGCAGAAGCCGGACTGGTGCACCAAATCGCATCCCCGGAAAAACTCATGGAACAAACCCGTACCTTTGCCGCATCCCTGGCCCAGCGGCCGCCTGTTGCAATGGGCTGCGTATTAAAGGCCATGGCAGCAGGTGTTTATCATGGCATTGACGCGGGCCTGGAATCTGAAAGCGAAGGCAGCCGGGTTGCTTCCGCCTCCAAGGACGCCACAGAAGGCTTTACCGCGTTTCTCGAAAAACGGCAGCCGGTATTTAAGGGAGAATAA
- a CDS encoding 4Fe-4S binding protein: MTQEANIDEKYKQAGHVISSAGGTPVPVNDTLVKLLKYFLGEEDLDFVLAFREYKSQTLDQLKETTGLSESEVVEKASKLASRGVIFNQPNRKGTMVYRLLPLLNVGTFEYMFMGKIEHNERNRQISALFDQLFEELEDIVQSNYDSLMPQLMQAPPVDRTVPMAENKSTGQPIKIMVDESVEESADRILPAQQVEALIEKFDEIALGYCFCRHHKDLSGQPCKQTDLRETCFTFGKSARYTSEQGFSRMISKQEAREILKRSEADGLVHKAYHPNFDISKDETSVCNCCRCCCGNSVENMIAPISNATNFLAVIDPELCVGCGTCVDECHTYAAYLGDDGKAQRNEELCIGCGVCAAFCPENAISMVKGPTRIVRIAPKKKKAS, encoded by the coding sequence ATGACGCAAGAGGCCAACATTGACGAAAAATACAAGCAGGCGGGTCATGTCATTTCTTCAGCCGGGGGTACCCCTGTACCGGTCAATGATACCCTGGTCAAGCTGCTGAAATATTTTCTCGGTGAAGAAGACCTGGATTTTGTTCTGGCTTTCAGGGAGTACAAGTCCCAGACCCTTGATCAGCTCAAGGAGACCACCGGGCTTTCCGAATCCGAGGTTGTGGAAAAGGCCAGCAAACTGGCCTCCAGGGGCGTTATCTTCAACCAGCCCAACCGCAAGGGAACAATGGTCTACCGGCTGCTGCCGCTGCTCAATGTGGGCACTTTTGAATACATGTTTATGGGCAAAATCGAGCACAATGAGCGCAACCGGCAGATCAGCGCCCTGTTTGACCAGTTGTTTGAAGAGCTCGAAGATATCGTGCAGAGCAACTACGACAGCCTCATGCCTCAGCTCATGCAGGCCCCGCCGGTGGACCGCACCGTGCCCATGGCCGAGAACAAATCCACGGGCCAACCCATTAAAATCATGGTGGACGAATCCGTGGAAGAATCGGCTGACCGGATCCTGCCGGCTCAGCAGGTGGAGGCGCTGATTGAAAAATTTGACGAAATCGCGCTTGGCTACTGCTTCTGCCGGCATCACAAGGATTTGAGCGGCCAGCCCTGCAAGCAGACGGATTTGCGCGAGACCTGCTTTACATTCGGCAAATCGGCCCGCTACACAAGCGAGCAGGGATTTTCCCGGATGATTTCAAAGCAGGAGGCCCGGGAAATACTCAAAAGGTCAGAGGCCGACGGCTTGGTGCACAAGGCTTATCATCCCAATTTTGATATCAGCAAGGATGAGACAAGCGTGTGCAACTGCTGCCGGTGCTGCTGCGGCAACTCCGTGGAAAACATGATCGCACCGATTTCAAATGCCACCAATTTCCTGGCCGTCATTGACCCGGAGCTGTGCGTGGGATGCGGCACGTGCGTGGATGAGTGCCACACCTATGCCGCTTACCTGGGTGATGACGGCAAGGCGCAGAGAAATGAAGAGCTGTGCATTGGATGCGGGGTTTGCGCCGCGTTTTGCCCGGAAAACGCCATTTCCATGGTCAAGGGCCCCACGCGGATCGTGCGCATCGCCCCGAAGAAGAAAAAAGCCTCGTAA
- a CDS encoding shikimate kinase has protein sequence MDKNVSNIVLIGMPGSGKSTVGVILAKKTARAFVDTDVLIQTAEKQTLQQIVDKKGHSALRAIEEALLLDLDVQNHVIATGGSAVYSDAAMAHLQSDGIIVFLDADLATLEQRVGDFSDRGIAKRPEQSFAQLYAERLGLYQKHADMTVACAGMAQETVCEQIMAKLTAIHSNQRRKTGYDARGQH, from the coding sequence TTGGATAAAAATGTTTCAAATATCGTGTTGATCGGCATGCCGGGTTCGGGCAAAAGCACCGTGGGCGTGATTCTGGCCAAAAAAACCGCCCGGGCCTTTGTGGACACGGATGTGCTGATCCAGACGGCGGAAAAACAAACCCTGCAGCAGATCGTGGACAAAAAGGGCCATAGCGCGCTTCGCGCAATCGAAGAAGCCCTTCTTCTGGATCTGGACGTTCAAAATCATGTTATTGCCACGGGCGGCAGTGCTGTTTACAGTGATGCGGCCATGGCGCATCTGCAATCAGATGGCATCATTGTTTTTCTGGACGCGGATCTGGCCACTCTGGAGCAAAGGGTGGGGGATTTCAGTGACCGGGGCATTGCCAAGCGCCCGGAGCAGAGCTTTGCCCAGTTGTATGCCGAGCGCCTGGGGCTATATCAAAAACATGCCGATATGACCGTTGCCTGTGCCGGAATGGCCCAGGAGACGGTTTGTGAGCAAATCATGGCAAAATTGACTGCAATTCATTCAAACCAAAGGAGAAAAACCGGTTATGACGCAAGAGGCCAACATTGA
- the ftsH gene encoding ATP-dependent zinc metalloprotease FtsH — MQEPTGKDQNPHQKNGTGKGPQFTSPWYASQNYTYHLWILMIVMLALFGWSIYMSGMGPEKISYSTFLSQLDEDNVAQVTVQGDEIRGSLKKAVEKNSGSKEQTYEKFITYLPSFGDKNLMEVLDDNDVELTAVPEPDTNWWYLIVTLLPFVILISLIYSQYRRFQGQGGEGLFSIGQNRARLYQRSQESTRFDDVAGAQGAKTELHELVAFLKDPGKIRELGAEVPKGVMLVGPPGTGKTLLARAVAGEADVPFFSITGSDFMEMFVGVGAKRVRSLFQDAKKNAPAIIFIDEIDAIGRRRGAGLGGGHDEREQTLNQLLSELDGFEESQNVIVMTATNRPDVLDPALMRPGRFDRRIIVDLPNTSDRQKILEIYAHNKDLADDVDLGALARSTPGFSGADLRNLLNEAALLAARENKQVIENHDIEQARDKILMGLVRQGLALTEEEKQMVAYHEAGHAVVGASLKYADPVHKVSIVPRTRAMGATQQFPEAEKYIYHKQYLTDRLSVMMGGRAAEMLVFDTATSGAANDLQSATQIARRMVLEWGMSGRFEHMALGSQGGEVFLGEELAKTREYSEMTAQEVDGEVEALLSQAFAQARNILETNRDAMDQLAETLIENEEVAGQRVYQLLDENREAKKTSR; from the coding sequence ATGCAGGAGCCGACAGGAAAAGACCAAAACCCGCATCAGAAAAACGGGACCGGCAAGGGCCCGCAGTTTACAAGCCCCTGGTATGCCAGTCAGAACTATACCTATCATCTCTGGATTCTCATGATCGTCATGCTGGCCCTTTTTGGCTGGAGCATTTACATGTCCGGAATGGGGCCGGAAAAGATCAGCTACAGCACCTTTCTCAGCCAGCTCGATGAAGACAATGTGGCTCAGGTGACCGTACAGGGCGACGAGATCCGGGGAAGCCTGAAAAAGGCCGTGGAAAAAAATTCCGGGAGCAAGGAGCAAACCTATGAAAAATTCATCACCTATTTGCCTTCGTTTGGTGACAAAAACCTGATGGAAGTCCTTGACGACAATGATGTGGAGCTCACCGCCGTGCCCGAGCCGGATACGAACTGGTGGTATCTGATTGTCACCCTGCTGCCGTTTGTGATTCTCATCAGCCTGATTTATTCCCAGTACAGGCGTTTTCAGGGGCAGGGCGGCGAAGGCCTGTTTTCCATCGGGCAAAACCGCGCCCGCCTGTACCAGCGCAGCCAGGAGTCCACCCGATTTGACGATGTTGCAGGCGCCCAGGGAGCGAAAACAGAGCTGCACGAACTGGTGGCGTTTTTAAAGGACCCGGGCAAAATCCGGGAACTGGGCGCGGAAGTGCCCAAGGGGGTGATGCTGGTGGGACCGCCGGGAACAGGCAAGACCCTGCTGGCCCGGGCTGTGGCCGGCGAGGCGGACGTGCCCTTTTTTTCCATCACCGGATCGGATTTCATGGAGATGTTTGTGGGTGTGGGCGCCAAGCGGGTGCGCAGCCTGTTTCAGGACGCCAAGAAAAATGCCCCGGCCATTATTTTCATTGATGAGATCGATGCCATTGGCCGCCGCAGGGGCGCAGGCCTTGGCGGGGGTCACGATGAACGCGAGCAGACATTGAATCAGCTGCTATCCGAGCTTGACGGATTTGAAGAAAGCCAGAACGTGATCGTCATGACCGCCACCAACCGACCGGATGTGCTGGATCCGGCACTGATGCGCCCGGGCCGGTTTGACCGCCGGATTATCGTGGATCTGCCCAATACATCGGACCGGCAGAAGATACTGGAAATCTATGCCCATAACAAGGATCTGGCCGATGACGTGGACCTAGGGGCACTGGCCCGCAGCACCCCGGGTTTTTCCGGGGCGGATCTGCGAAACCTGTTAAATGAGGCCGCACTGCTGGCCGCCCGGGAAAACAAGCAGGTCATTGAAAATCATGATATTGAACAGGCCAGGGACAAGATTCTCATGGGCCTGGTGCGCCAAGGCCTGGCCCTGACAGAGGAGGAAAAACAGATGGTGGCCTATCACGAGGCCGGCCATGCCGTTGTGGGCGCCTCCCTGAAATACGCCGATCCGGTCCACAAAGTCTCCATCGTGCCCCGGACCCGGGCCATGGGGGCCACACAGCAGTTTCCGGAAGCGGAGAAATACATTTACCATAAGCAATATCTCACAGACCGGCTTTCGGTGATGATGGGCGGCCGTGCGGCGGAAATGCTGGTATTTGACACCGCCACCAGCGGAGCCGCCAATGATCTGCAGAGTGCAACCCAGATCGCCAGGCGCATGGTCCTGGAATGGGGCATGAGCGGCCGGTTCGAGCACATGGCCCTGGGCTCGCAGGGCGGCGAGGTTTTTTTGGGAGAAGAGCTTGCCAAAACCCGTGAGTACAGCGAGATGACCGCCCAGGAGGTGGACGGGGAGGTCGAGGCGCTGCTCAGCCAGGCCTTTGCCCAGGCCCGAAACATCCTGGAAACCAACAGAGACGCCATGGATCAGCTGGCCGAAACGCTGATCGAAAACGAGGAAGTTGCCGGTCAGCGGGTTTATCAACTTTTGGACGAAAATCGGGAAGCAAAGAAAACTTCCCGTTGA
- the tyrA gene encoding bifunctional chorismate mutase/prephenate dehydrogenase — protein sequence MADSPDKDHEKQLSQLRQNIDQTDEKIISLLARRQKQVEQIVEIKKKHHLPVYHPAREEDLISGRRDRARKAGLDPDFVEEMFRSVLRRSRKEQSGQMRKKGLYPGAVVLIVGGYGEMGRYFEACFSAAGYQVRLMGRQDWDRVGQLCRDVALAVVSVPIEKTVDTINALAPHLPSKAVLTDLTSVKQTPTRAMTAVHKGPVMGLHPLFGPTTSSLDKQIIVACPGRDPDACQWVIDQFTAWGTVIVQSSPEEHDEIMAVVQSLRHFATFAFGQFMARKQVPVARTLEFSSPIYRLELGMVGRLFAQDAAMYAEIIFASPQRRELLKAYIQNINDNLEMVEKGDKQRFIQEFNQIAEWFGPFGEQAIRESSYLIDKLIERF from the coding sequence ATGGCCGACAGCCCGGACAAGGATCACGAAAAACAGCTTTCACAGCTGCGCCAAAACATTGACCAAACCGATGAAAAGATCATCTCCCTGCTCGCCCGGCGGCAGAAGCAGGTTGAGCAGATCGTTGAGATCAAAAAAAAGCACCACCTGCCCGTTTATCACCCGGCCCGGGAAGAGGACCTGATTTCCGGACGCCGGGATCGGGCGCGAAAAGCCGGCCTGGATCCGGATTTTGTGGAGGAAATGTTTAGGTCCGTGCTGCGCCGCTCCAGAAAGGAGCAAAGCGGGCAGATGCGCAAAAAAGGACTCTACCCTGGGGCGGTGGTGCTGATTGTGGGCGGCTACGGGGAAATGGGGCGATATTTTGAGGCCTGTTTTTCCGCAGCCGGCTATCAGGTACGCCTCATGGGCCGGCAGGACTGGGACCGGGTGGGACAATTGTGCAGGGATGTGGCCCTGGCTGTTGTTTCCGTGCCCATTGAAAAAACCGTAGACACCATCAACGCCCTTGCCCCGCATCTGCCGTCAAAAGCCGTTCTCACAGACCTGACCAGCGTTAAGCAAACACCCACCCGGGCCATGACAGCCGTCCACAAGGGGCCGGTCATGGGCCTGCACCCCTTGTTCGGCCCTACCACGTCGTCTCTGGACAAGCAGATCATTGTGGCCTGCCCGGGCCGTGACCCGGATGCCTGCCAGTGGGTCATAGACCAGTTCACCGCCTGGGGGACGGTCATTGTCCAGTCATCGCCTGAAGAACATGATGAGATAATGGCGGTGGTCCAGTCTCTGCGGCATTTTGCCACATTTGCCTTCGGTCAGTTCATGGCGCGCAAGCAGGTTCCCGTGGCGCGCACCCTGGAGTTCTCCAGCCCCATCTACCGCCTGGAACTCGGCATGGTGGGGCGCCTGTTTGCCCAGGACGCAGCCATGTACGCGGAAATCATCTTTGCCTCCCCACAGCGCCGGGAACTGTTGAAAGCCTATATCCAAAACATCAATGACAACCTGGAGATGGTGGAAAAAGGCGACAAGCAGCGCTTTATTCAGGAGTTCAACCAAATTGCCGAATGGTTCGGCCCCTTTGGCGAACAGGCCATCCGGGAAAGTTCCTATCTCATCGACAAGCTCATCGAACGGTTTTAA
- a CDS encoding (2Fe-2S)-binding protein: MDSDDKNRGGAGGVTRRGFMQIIGTGAVSASFAGVAMAARPEPAPPEKMIPAENTVKIRLHVNGAKQEVLAEPRWSLLYVLREVIGLTGTKEGCSRGECGACTVLIDDIPRYACMTLAVEAEGRKITTVEGLMNGEQLGPVQTAFLEEDAYQCGYCTPGQIMSVEGLLRKNPDPGLEEIRTAVSGNLCRCGAYKNIFRAGKKAASLKTK; encoded by the coding sequence ATGGATTCTGATGATAAAAACCGGGGCGGTGCAGGCGGAGTCACCCGCCGTGGTTTCATGCAGATCATCGGCACAGGAGCCGTGAGCGCATCTTTTGCCGGCGTGGCCATGGCCGCCCGGCCGGAGCCGGCGCCGCCGGAAAAGATGATTCCTGCCGAAAACACGGTAAAAATCCGTCTTCATGTCAACGGCGCAAAACAGGAAGTCCTGGCAGAACCCCGATGGAGCCTGCTCTATGTTCTGCGCGAGGTCATCGGCCTGACCGGCACAAAGGAGGGCTGCAGCCGGGGCGAATGCGGGGCTTGCACGGTTCTCATCGACGATATTCCCAGATACGCCTGCATGACCCTTGCGGTGGAAGCCGAGGGACGCAAAATCACCACAGTGGAGGGACTGATGAACGGCGAGCAGCTCGGCCCCGTGCAGACCGCGTTTCTGGAGGAAGACGCCTACCAGTGCGGCTACTGCACCCCCGGACAGATCATGTCCGTGGAAGGTCTGCTGCGGAAAAATCCCGACCCCGGCCTGGAAGAAATCCGCACAGCGGTCTCCGGCAATCTTTGCCGGTGCGGGGCCTACAAAAACATATTCCGGGCCGGAAAAAAGGCTGCAAGCCTGAAAACCAAATAA
- a CDS encoding putative bifunctional diguanylate cyclase/phosphodiesterase: MEKSEEAILVAEDVRSSRHALVSMLKKQGFSSIYEVENGQQALDMLRSQSIDLVLLDIMMPEVDGLGVLKSMKADAGLRLVPVIMITAIDDMDSAVKCIEMGAEDYLIKPFNPVMLRARITASLEKKRLREIEKEYLRMYDSATGLPNRRYFAQRLNEQLHRSQRHPSLFAVLAVRIGKYPAIFETLGRKTGDRYILERAGQLRKILPNDAVIARTGEQTFGVILFDLPSPAAGNAAAKNISETLVSPVYLEEREFTGNIQVGVAYNDPPYSNAETMLRDAGLAAGQVDIRGGFKIFDDTIHQAAMRRLELEPALRQALENNQLIMHYQPIVSLENGKIKGYEALVRWQHPEKGIIMPDEFIRLAEETGLIIPLGAWVIHEVCRQVASWQKDKSRDNHLTISVNVSAHQFTEPAFLSVIQSALQKSGVQSTCISLELTETALINNSQQVTEVLDELRRIKVRTSLDDFGTGYCSLNYLHRYPFDTLKIDQSFVRHIDSNPRNQAIVNSTIELAHRLGMQVVAEGIETEAEVETLKQLNCEYGQGWFYGQPALS; the protein is encoded by the coding sequence ATGGAAAAAAGCGAAGAAGCAATTCTTGTTGCAGAAGATGTTCGGTCGTCGCGCCATGCCCTGGTCAGCATGCTCAAAAAACAGGGTTTTTCCAGCATTTATGAGGTGGAAAACGGACAGCAGGCACTCGATATGCTTCGCAGCCAGAGTATTGACCTTGTGCTGCTCGATATCATGATGCCGGAAGTTGACGGTCTTGGGGTGCTCAAGTCCATGAAGGCCGATGCCGGCCTCCGCCTGGTGCCGGTAATCATGATCACGGCCATCGATGACATGGACAGCGCCGTGAAATGCATTGAAATGGGCGCCGAAGACTACCTGATCAAACCGTTTAATCCGGTCATGCTGCGTGCGCGCATCACTGCAAGCCTGGAGAAAAAGCGGCTGCGCGAGATTGAGAAAGAATATCTGCGCATGTACGATTCAGCCACCGGTCTGCCCAACCGGCGGTATTTTGCCCAGCGGCTTAATGAACAGCTGCATCGCAGCCAACGACACCCTTCGCTTTTTGCCGTACTGGCGGTACGAATCGGAAAATACCCGGCCATCTTTGAAACCCTTGGGAGAAAAACAGGGGATCGTTATATCCTGGAGCGCGCCGGGCAGCTCAGGAAAATCCTGCCCAATGATGCGGTGATTGCCCGCACCGGGGAGCAAACCTTTGGGGTAATTCTCTTTGACCTGCCGTCACCCGCAGCGGGCAATGCCGCGGCCAAAAACATTTCCGAGACCCTGGTCAGTCCTGTCTACCTGGAGGAACGCGAGTTTACAGGCAACATCCAGGTGGGCGTGGCCTACAATGATCCCCCTTATTCAAACGCTGAAACCATGCTCCGGGATGCGGGCCTGGCCGCCGGCCAGGTGGATATCCGGGGGGGATTCAAGATCTTTGATGACACCATTCACCAGGCGGCCATGCGACGGCTGGAACTGGAACCGGCCCTGCGCCAGGCCCTTGAAAACAATCAGCTGATCATGCATTATCAGCCGATTGTATCCCTTGAAAACGGCAAAATTAAAGGATATGAAGCCCTGGTGCGCTGGCAGCACCCGGAAAAGGGAATCATCATGCCCGATGAATTCATCCGGCTGGCCGAGGAAACCGGCCTGATCATCCCGCTTGGCGCCTGGGTCATCCATGAAGTCTGCCGGCAGGTCGCCTCCTGGCAAAAAGACAAAAGCCGGGACAATCACCTGACCATCAGCGTCAATGTCTCGGCTCACCAGTTCACCGAACCGGCCTTTCTCTCGGTGATCCAGTCCGCTCTTCAAAAATCGGGCGTCCAGAGCACCTGCATCAGCCTGGAACTCACCGAGACCGCACTGATCAACAACAGCCAGCAGGTCACGGAAGTACTCGACGAGCTGCGCCGGATCAAAGTTCGCACCTCCCTGGATGATTTCGGCACCGGCTACTGCTCCCTGAACTACCTGCACCGGTATCCCTTTGACACCCTGAAAATTGATCAGTCCTTTGTGCGCCACATTGATTCCAATCCCCGCAACCAGGCCATTGTCAACAGCACCATCGAACTGGCTCACCGCCTGGGCATGCAGGTGGTCGCAGAAGGCATTGAAACCGAGGCTGAGGTGGAGACATTAAAGCAGTTAAACTGCGAGTACGGCCAGGGCTGGTTTTACGGTCAGCCCGCGCTTTCGTGA
- a CDS encoding lysylphosphatidylglycerol synthase transmembrane domain-containing protein, giving the protein MKRNMWISLAAGVLLSMLGFYFAFKNVPFENLIRSMAGLRYEWLAAGAAVGLLSFAVRAVRWQLILGTSRKLSFVAVYHPLMIAFMINTVLPGRIGELARPAIIKKQNDVPFTLGITTVIAERMFDMIVLVALFAWVMAFVHIDPNLEISFRSWQLDRQVLENIAHNISRVCAGITVALAAISVPVVQRFFKSLVLAAPNRIFAKRPSAARKLEEKISRPIAAVIDHVGAGLSMIRRPLRLALCLGYSLVIWLLQAFALHLATFAFPAVELAFSQTMAVFIIVCFFIVLPSVPGFWGIWEAGSVFGLALFGVQKDAAAGFSLVSHAMLLFPVLIAGLISAVAAGVKLSSVGRADHESAG; this is encoded by the coding sequence ATGAAGCGCAATATGTGGATATCCCTGGCTGCCGGTGTTTTGTTGTCAATGCTGGGTTTTTATTTTGCATTTAAAAATGTTCCTTTTGAAAATCTGATCCGGAGCATGGCCGGGCTCCGGTACGAGTGGCTGGCAGCCGGAGCGGCCGTGGGCCTGCTTTCCTTTGCGGTGCGGGCCGTGAGATGGCAGCTGATTCTGGGCACCTCCCGGAAACTGTCCTTTGTTGCTGTATATCACCCCCTGATGATCGCCTTTATGATCAACACGGTGCTGCCCGGCCGCATCGGAGAACTGGCCCGGCCGGCCATCATCAAAAAGCAAAACGACGTGCCCTTCACCCTGGGCATTACAACGGTGATCGCGGAGCGGATGTTTGATATGATCGTCCTGGTGGCGCTGTTTGCCTGGGTCATGGCATTTGTTCATATTGATCCAAACCTGGAGATCAGTTTTCGCTCCTGGCAACTGGACCGGCAGGTCCTGGAAAACATTGCACACAATATAAGCCGGGTGTGTGCCGGTATCACGGTAGCCCTGGCGGCAATCAGCGTGCCCGTGGTTCAGCGTTTTTTCAAATCGCTTGTGCTGGCAGCGCCAAACCGTATTTTTGCAAAACGCCCGTCTGCGGCCCGCAAACTCGAAGAAAAAATCAGCCGCCCCATTGCGGCCGTAATTGATCATGTGGGCGCCGGGTTGTCCATGATCCGGCGGCCCCTGCGCCTGGCGCTTTGCCTTGGCTATTCACTGGTGATCTGGTTGCTGCAGGCCTTTGCCCTGCATCTGGCCACATTTGCATTTCCGGCCGTGGAACTGGCGTTTTCCCAGACCATGGCCGTGTTTATCATTGTGTGTTTCTTTATTGTCCTGCCGTCTGTTCCGGGCTTCTGGGGGATCTGGGAGGCGGGCAGCGTTTTTGGTCTTGCGCTTTTCGGGGTGCAAAAGGATGCGGCTGCCGGGTTTTCCCTGGTGTCCCATGCCATGCTGTTGTTCCCGGTGCTCATTGCCGGTCTGATTTCCGCTGTGGCAGCCGGAGTGAAACTTTCATCTGTTGGCCGGGCGGATCACGAAAGCGCGGGCTGA